In Carya illinoinensis cultivar Pawnee chromosome 7, C.illinoinensisPawnee_v1, whole genome shotgun sequence, the following are encoded in one genomic region:
- the LOC122314782 gene encoding probable aspartic proteinase GIP2, producing the protein MASSLRFPLSSSLLILFVIVPICHAQQSFRPKALVIPVSKDAATLQYVTRINQRTPLVPLSLVLDLGGQFLWVDCEQNYVSSTYRPARCNSAQCSLARASGCGDCFSAPRPGCNNNTCGVTPDNTVTRTATSGEVAEDALSVQSTDGSNPGRTVRVSKFLFSCAPTFLLEGLATGVSGMAGLGRTKIAFPSQFASAFSFHRKFAICLSSSTTSNGVVFFGDGPYVLLPNIDASESLAYTPLFINPVSTASAYAQGEPSAEYFIGVKSIRISEKVVAVNATLLSIDSEGFGGTKISTVNPYTVLESSIFNAVTKAFIAEAAARNISRVASVAPFDVCFSSKNVLSTRLGPSVPTIYLVLQNKNVLWSIFGANSMVYISDQDVLCLGFVNGGENPRTSIVIGGYQLENNLLQFDLATSRLGFSSTLLGRRTTCSNFNFTSNP; encoded by the coding sequence ATGGCCTCCTCTCTCCGATTCCCTCTCTCCTCTTCCCTCCTAATATTATTTGTCATTGTTCCCATTTGTCATGCACAGCAGTCTTTCCGGCCTAAAGCTCTCGTGATTCCCGTCTCTAAAGACGCTGCCACTCTCCAATACGTCACCCGCATTAACCAAAGAACCCCGCTTGTTCCCTTAAGCCTAGTGCTTGATCTTGGCGGCCAATTTTTGTGGGTGGATTGTGAGCAGAATTATGTGTCCTCGACTTACCGTCCTGCCCGCTGCAACTCAGCCCAATGCTCGCTAGCTAGAGCCAGTGGCTGTGGGGATTGCTTTTCAGCCCCAAGGCCAGGGTGCAACAACAACACATGCGGTGTCACGCCTGACAACACCGTCACACGCACCGCCACTAGCGGTGAGGTAGCCGAAGATGCTCTGTCGGTCCAATCCACCGATGGGTCAAACCCAGGCAGAACCGTTAGGGTGTCCAAGTTCCTTTTCTCATGCGCACCGACTTTCCTCTTGGAGGGTCTTGCTACTGGGGTTTCAGGCATGGCTGGTCTTGGCCGGACTAAGATTGCATTTCCTTCGCAATTTGCTTCTGCCTTTAGCTTCCACAGGAAATTCGCAATCTGCTTGTCATCTTCAACCACATCAAATGGAGTCGTGTTCTTCGGAGATGGTCCTTACGTACTGCTTCCTAACATCGATGCCTCCGAGTCCCTCGCTTACACGCCGCTCTTCATTAACCCAGtaagcacagcctcagcctatgCACAAGGAGAGCCCTCGGCGGAGTATTTCATTGGAGTAAAATCTATAAGAATCAGCGAAAAGGTTGTAGCAGTAAACGCGACTCTGCTCTCCATTGACAGTGAAGGTTTTGGAGGGACTAAGATTAGCACCGTCAACCCCTACACAGTCTTGGAGAGTTCTATCTTCAATGCAGTGACGAAGGCTTTCATCGCCGAGGCAGCTGCCAGGAACATCTCGAGGGTGGCTTCTGTGGCACCATTCGACGTGTGTTTCAGCTCGAAGAACGTGCTTAGCACACGTCTGGGGCCGTCTGTACCGACTATTTATCTTGTTTTGCAGAACAAGAATGTTTTATGGAGCATATTTGGTGCCAACTCGATGGTGTATATTAGCGATCAGGATGTGCTGTGCCTTGGATTTGTTAATGGAGGCGAGAACCCCAGGACTTCGATTGTTATTGGAGGGTATCAGTTAGAGAACAATCTTTTGCAGTTTGATTTGGCAACGTCGAGGCTAGGGTTCAGCTCTACCCTGCTGGGCAGGCGAACTACATGCTCAAACTTCAACTTCACTTCCAACCCCTAG